Sequence from the Torulaspora delbrueckii CBS 1146 chromosome 5, complete genome genome:
GTCTTCTCGAGACCCCACTGCACCACTGTACTTGgcatccttcaaagcaaTTCCATCGTCTCTTAGCCTAGATTTCTCAACCGATGTATAATGTGCATTCTCCGCTTCCTTATCCTCGAGATCAGAGACGTTATCGTCACTTGAGCCGTTTTCTTGGTGTTCGAATACACCTACATCGTTATCCTCAATGTCAATATCTCTATTCACAGGCCTATTAGCCAACTCTGAAATCTCATCCGCAACAAACCTGCCCATTTCTTAAATTACTCAACTACTTTCAAGCTCGAATAGCACTGGAGGACCACTAGATGAGCTATTCAAAAGGTTATCCACTAGATTTATTGTATATTCTGGTGTATTGAatagctcatcgcttcaaaattttttcacAATTCTTTTTTTACAGAACTTTCCATTTTAGGATGAGTGTCTAAAAGGGGAAAGAGCACCTGACCGCTTTCCTAAAAGGGTATATTCCATAAAAATCGCAGTTTTGAGTCATTTAAAGAGGCTTTAAACTCGAACAAAGCAGATTCGTACCTTCTGGCTGCTCCTTATTACTGATATTCAAGTTGATTTAGGCGCTAAAGATGAATGACATATTCACGTGACTTTAACCCAATGAGAAGCCAGTTTTGAAATTCGTTTATTGTGATcctcaatttttcatcaattttcCAGCCTGAATGACCCCTCTCGAACTAAAAACACCAACTAATATagtcaattgaatcatcatTAAGGCCTATTATAGTATCTTTGCAGGTCTAATACGGTTGTGAAGAGCATTAGAATTCCAGAAATGATGTTTGGCAGAATGTTTATCCGTACTTTGGCCTCTAGTGCTAAAACTGTCAAGCCACCAGTGCAATTGTTTGGTTTAGATGGTACTTATGCTACCGCTTTGTTCACTGCAGCTTCCAAGAGCTCTTCCGTTGAGGcagcttccaaatctttgaactcTCTATCGCAaaccattgaaaaagatccaaaattgaaggagatCTTGGCCAATCCTGCCCTATCTGCTCAAGACAGAAAACTTGTTGCCGAAAGTTTGGCTGGTCTACCAAACATGGACTCTTCTGTGGTAAACCTTTTGAAAGTCTTAGCTGAAAACAATAGACTGGATATCTTCACAAAGGTCAACAGTCAATTCACTACTTTGACTGATGCTTACAATGGATTGATCAAGGGTACTGTTATCTCTGCTCAGCCATTGGACTctaaatctttcaagagaatCGAAAAGGCTCTAGGTCAATCCAAATTGGTCGGTCAGGgaaagactttgaaattggaaaattcCGTCAAGCCAGAGATTCAAGGTGGTTTGATCGTCGAGATCGCTGATAAAACTGTCGATTTGTCGATTGCTACCAAGATTCAAAGGTTGAACAAACTGCTAGATGAATCCATCTAAGAAGAGCATACATAAAGAACAATCATAAATTTCCCATTTTTATATTCACCTATATAACGACATGTAAAGAATGAAGCAAAGACTTACTTCTTGGCCTTAGTTTTCCTCTCGGTCAAAAACTGTTTGTACTTATCGATCGTAACACGTCTCTGAGCCTTTTGATAGCCTTCAaaacctttgaaattggtgCCAAACAAAGTATCCcagaaagtgaagaatGGTTGGGCATAGTTGGTCTTGataccaaaattttggtgatGGATATCGTGGTAGACAGCATTGTTGGGGAAAAGGATTTGGAAAGGATCAAATGGCAACGCATAACCACAATGATCATCAACAGTCTTCATGGTGGCAAAGGTATACAGAATAATTTGCTCTCTATGTGTCAAACCGGTGACCAACATAGCGATACCAGTTCCCAATGTGTCTAACAAAAATCCTTCCAAAGGTGCATTATACAAGGCACCGTAAGCGTATGGGACGTACAAACGGTGATGTCTCGAATGAAATTTCTTGTATAGGGTCATGTTTGTGTGCATTAGTCTGTGCAACCAGTATTGCCACGTATCGATGATCGCAAATCCACCAAACAACTTCAAAGCTGAAAAACCGTACATGTAGAAATAGTAAACTGCCGCATCAGGGATAGCTGCTGGAATTTGCTGTCTTAATAGCCACATATCTCTATTTTCAAACCCAGTTAGAGGCTTTTCATCGAGCCATAAAAACCCTAGACCGACAACACTCTGTACAATATGCTGAAAGATAACTTCACATAAAACCTCAACACGACCGGCTTTGTTTCTCGAAGCTACTTCTTCACTTGGATGAATCCGGTACTTTTCTGCCAAATGCAAAgtatcgatgagatgaaatATTATTGAGAAAGACCAGTAAGCCACCACCGGAGCCACCAAAGCCAGGACTCCATCGGACATATACGGTAGcagatctttctttgcagcGATCACCGCTGTAGGCTCTACAGCAGAATGCATGAACCCATATGGGCTCTTTAGCTCGtatatttgatcaaaagCTGTGCTAGAGTTCATATCGGTTTCCTGGAGTCGTTTGCAAAATAAAACCACAATATTCTTCAGCTAACGGGTTTGCTCGTTTATATACAGCACACAATAGATCAGATAGACTTCTGTTGTTCCCAGATGACGTTGATTAAAGTGGCACAGATGATACCACtattttttctttcagTCGCTTCTTGGCGAAGTTTCCTCTTTCGGGCTCGCAGGTATACGAGTAATCACTACGAAGGCGGTCAGTTGATGGTTTCAATAGGTAGTCGTGTAGCCACTAGAACAGTCAGTATTTACAGATATTTACTCGTTTGgatttttccaattttttgCATAAAATTTCGCCGAAATTTAATCTCTCTACAGCGAAATTGAATTGGCctgattttcttcttctcttatCCTGGCAAACTCTTGCTTCGCCTTTTCTCCTAATTCTCTAAGTAATGAACTTTCTTCCCTGGCGCTATTCCCCAAACGGTTCATCACGGCGTGGTTGACGTTAGGCAATTTTGGCGTCCAATACTTGGCCTTATCACCCATTCTCCACGGATCTTCCCAGTGTAGAGTCGCTCTTTGGTCCTTGGTGTCTCTGAAAGTCTTTTGCAATGACTCGATTAGATCTGCAACTGCTTCTTGCGTGTATGTCGGTCTGTACTGCATGCTGTACCATGTGTTTCCGTCGTCGTTCTTCTTCCGCATGGAATCAGCATCCTTGGAGAGACGGACGTCTCGCAAGTAACGTAACCTACGTAGGTTCTGATACAATTTGACACTGGACTCAAAGTCGGGCATATCCACCACACACATACATCTCCAAATATCACGTCTTGTTGAAGGTTTCTTGTTCTCCCAATTAGGGCGCTGGAAAAGCGTATCAATTTGCTTGGGTGTGAAGTTGGGGAATTGAGAGTAAACTACCTGTCCTGACTCTAAGTTTCGGAATATGAACACTTGAGGTGCATAACCTGTTTTTTGTAGCCATGAGGCCGGACGGAACTTTCTAATGGCCAAGTTACCTGTCTTGGACATCTTGGAATGTGTGAAGGCTATAGCAAAGTCTCAATGGGGAATTATTGTCGACTTATCAACAGTTTTGAACCTTCAAGAGCTGGTAAAAGTAGCCCATCTCgatctgaaaaattattgaaaaagatgCCATCACAACGAACGGGAAATCTATGATTGAAACTACTATCAACATATAGAGGTGTCGACCATCGCGTTCTTCACGCTGTAACCTTTCGCTCAACTTTCTTACgatttgcttcttcattttgGTGTTCGTTTGTGCTCAatgcaagaagaattgactTAGTTATTTTCAGTTTAACTCAATATTATGTTATGACCTTATACAAGGTTAATTGGTAACAAAGATCT
This genomic interval carries:
- the MHR1 gene encoding mitochondrial 54S ribosomal protein mL67 (similar to Saccharomyces cerevisiae MHR1 (YDR296W); ancestral locus Anc_5.313), which codes for MSKTGNLAIRKFRPASWLQKTGYAPQVFIFRNLESGQVVYSQFPNFTPKQIDTLFQRPNWENKKPSTRRDIWRCMCVVDMPDFESSVKLYQNLRRLRYLRDVRLSKDADSMRKKNDDGNTWYSMQYRPTYTQEAVADLIESLQKTFRDTKDQRATLHWEDPWRMGDKAKYWTPKLPNVNHAVMNRLGNSAREESSLLRELGEKAKQEFARIREEENQANSISL
- the SUR2 gene encoding sphingosine hydroxylase (similar to Saccharomyces cerevisiae SUR2 (YDR297W); ancestral locus Anc_5.314) translates to MNSSTAFDQIYELKSPYGFMHSAVEPTAVIAAKKDLLPYMSDGVLALVAPVVAYWSFSIIFHLIDTLHLAEKYRIHPSEEVASRNKAGRVEVLCEVIFQHIVQSVVGLGFLWLDEKPLTGFENRDMWLLRQQIPAAIPDAAVYYFYMYGFSALKLFGGFAIIDTWQYWLHRLMHTNMTLYKKFHSRHHRLYVPYAYGALYNAPLEGFLLDTLGTGIAMLVTGLTHREQIILYTFATMKTVDDHCGYALPFDPFQILFPNNAVYHDIHHQNFGIKTNYAQPFFTFWDTLFGTNFKGFEGYQKAQRRVTIDKYKQFLTERKTKAKK
- the ATP5 gene encoding F1F0 ATP synthase subunit 5 (similar to Saccharomyces cerevisiae ATP5 (YDR298C); ancestral locus Anc_5.315), producing MMFGRMFIRTLASSAKTVKPPVQLFGLDGTYATALFTAASKSSSVEAASKSLNSLSQTIEKDPKLKEILANPALSAQDRKLVAESLAGLPNMDSSVVNLLKVLAENNRLDIFTKVNSQFTTLTDAYNGLIKGTVISAQPLDSKSFKRIEKALGQSKLVGQGKTLKLENSVKPEIQGGLIVEIADKTVDLSIATKIQRLNKLLDESI